The following are encoded together in the Actinoplanes sp. N902-109 genome:
- a CDS encoding trypsin-like serine protease, translating to MAASVTTAVTVGAVALGMGTANAIANGEPVPDGQYRFSVKLTMTGIPVLGGGTRNSACSGALIASRWIVTAGHCFRDENGVRVERLVAASTTATVGRTDLTTGTGGTVAQVIAVRQSATADVAVAQLDTAVRRIKPLRVSSRAPKVDDVLRITGYGSLTSTNPVPATHLQTGQMTVVSLQDSTLGLKGFAPQPDTTPCPYDSGAPFFRESRWRSPELVAVVSNGPSCPHTAIESPARTDNLADWIHDIIR from the coding sequence GTGGCGGCTTCCGTCACCACCGCGGTGACTGTCGGGGCTGTCGCGCTCGGCATGGGCACCGCCAACGCGATCGCAAACGGTGAGCCGGTGCCCGACGGGCAGTACAGGTTCTCCGTCAAGCTCACCATGACCGGCATTCCCGTGCTCGGCGGCGGCACCCGCAACAGTGCTTGTTCGGGCGCGCTCATCGCGTCCCGCTGGATTGTCACGGCCGGGCACTGCTTCCGGGACGAGAATGGCGTACGGGTCGAGCGGCTGGTCGCGGCCAGCACGACTGCCACCGTCGGGCGCACCGACTTGACGACCGGTACGGGCGGGACGGTGGCGCAGGTGATCGCCGTACGGCAGTCCGCGACCGCCGACGTTGCCGTTGCTCAGCTGGACACGGCGGTCCGGAGGATCAAGCCGTTGCGGGTGAGCAGCCGCGCGCCGAAGGTGGACGACGTCCTGCGGATTACCGGGTACGGTTCGCTGACCAGCACCAACCCGGTCCCCGCGACGCACCTGCAGACCGGCCAGATGACCGTCGTCTCGCTGCAGGACTCGACGCTCGGGCTGAAGGGTTTCGCGCCGCAGCCGGACACCACCCCCTGCCCGTACGATTCCGGGGCGCCGTTCTTCCGGGAGAGCCGCTGGCGCTCACCGGAGCTGGTCGCCGTGGTGAGCAACGGCCCGAGCTGCCCGCACACCGCCATCGAAAGCCCGGCCCGCACCGACAACCTCGCGGACTGGATCCACGACATCATCCGGTGA
- a CDS encoding ABC transporter ATP-binding protein — protein MLLEMQDVTLLYGRIQALHGISLTVEQGEIVALIGANGAGKSTTMRAISGLRPVAQGKIVFDGEDITKMRADVRVVRGVSQSPEGRGIFPGMTVRENLEMGAYTRRNRTEINEDLDRAFTLFPRLKEREKQVGGTMSGGEQQMLAVGRALMSRPKLLLLDEPSMGLAPMLIQQIFDIVVEINQQGTTVLLVEQNAQQALSRAHRAYVLETGRIVKSGTGAELLHDPSVKDAYLGVA, from the coding sequence ATGCTGCTTGAGATGCAGGACGTGACGCTGCTGTACGGGCGCATCCAGGCCCTGCACGGCATCAGCCTGACCGTCGAACAGGGCGAGATCGTCGCTCTGATCGGCGCGAACGGTGCGGGCAAGTCGACCACGATGCGGGCGATCTCGGGGCTGCGCCCGGTGGCCCAGGGCAAGATCGTGTTCGACGGCGAGGACATCACCAAGATGCGCGCCGACGTACGGGTGGTGCGCGGGGTCTCGCAGTCGCCGGAGGGCCGGGGGATCTTCCCGGGCATGACGGTGCGCGAGAACCTGGAGATGGGCGCCTACACCCGGCGCAACCGGACCGAGATCAACGAGGACCTCGACCGGGCGTTCACCCTGTTCCCGCGGCTCAAGGAGCGCGAGAAGCAGGTCGGTGGCACCATGTCCGGCGGTGAGCAGCAGATGCTCGCGGTGGGCCGGGCGCTGATGAGCCGGCCCAAGCTGCTGCTGCTCGACGAGCCGTCGATGGGGCTGGCGCCCATGCTGATCCAGCAGATCTTCGACATCGTCGTGGAGATCAACCAGCAGGGCACCACGGTGTTGCTGGTGGAGCAGAATGCCCAGCAGGCGCTGTCCCGCGCCCACCGCGCGTACGTGCTGGAGACGGGCCGCATCGTGAAGTCCGGCACCGGTGCCGAGCTGCTGCACGACCCCTCGGTGAAGGACGCCTACCTCGGCGTTGCCTGA
- a CDS encoding metalloregulator ArsR/SmtB family transcription factor, which yields MTSLSGAWAPVVRKPLAADQATVFAPMFKALGDPVRLRLLSMIASAGGGEVCVCDLTGSFALTGPTISHHLKVLREAGLVDSDRRGTWVYYRLVPAALALLGGLLDITSPAAVA from the coding sequence ATGACGTCGCTGTCGGGGGCGTGGGCACCGGTGGTCCGCAAGCCGCTCGCGGCTGACCAGGCGACCGTGTTCGCTCCGATGTTCAAGGCGCTGGGGGATCCGGTGCGACTGCGTCTGCTCTCCATGATCGCCTCAGCGGGGGGCGGCGAGGTGTGCGTGTGTGACCTCACCGGGTCGTTCGCGTTGACCGGGCCGACGATCTCGCACCATCTGAAGGTGTTGCGTGAGGCCGGGCTGGTGGACAGCGACCGGCGCGGCACGTGGGTGTACTACCGGCTGGTGCCGGCGGCCCTCGCCCTGCTCGGCGGTCTGCTCGACATCACGTCGCCCGCCGCCGTCGCCTGA
- a CDS encoding ABC transporter substrate-binding protein, with amino-acid sequence MFRITSGRRAILGLAVAAAMTVSLAACGEESSDDTGSSAPAPSASADSALADKVPADIKAAGKLVIGTDSTYAPSEFLDTDGKTVVGFDVDLFNAVAQKLGLTTEWQSAKFDSIIPAVASKKYTIGVSSFTVNADRLKEATMVSYFSAGTQWATKSGGTINPDDACGKKIAVQVGTVQLDDITARSKKCTGGGKPAITIDQYQSQADATNAVVSGKDEAMLADSPVCAYAVKQTNGQLALAGDIYDSAPYGYVLPKDQTDFGTAIQGALQALITDGTYKTILTKWGVEAGGITDPAVNPTV; translated from the coding sequence ATGTTCCGCATCACATCGGGCCGCCGGGCGATCCTCGGCCTGGCCGTTGCGGCGGCGATGACCGTGTCGCTGGCTGCCTGCGGCGAGGAGTCGAGCGATGACACCGGCTCGAGCGCCCCGGCCCCGTCGGCCTCCGCCGACTCGGCGCTGGCCGACAAGGTCCCGGCCGACATCAAGGCGGCCGGCAAGCTCGTCATCGGTACGGACTCCACGTACGCGCCCAGCGAGTTCCTCGACACCGACGGCAAGACCGTCGTGGGCTTCGACGTCGACCTGTTCAACGCCGTCGCGCAGAAGCTCGGCCTGACCACCGAGTGGCAGTCGGCGAAGTTCGACTCGATCATCCCGGCCGTGGCGTCGAAGAAGTACACCATCGGCGTCTCGTCGTTCACCGTCAACGCCGACCGGCTGAAGGAAGCGACCATGGTGTCGTACTTCTCCGCGGGCACCCAGTGGGCGACCAAGTCGGGCGGGACGATCAACCCGGACGACGCCTGCGGCAAGAAGATCGCGGTGCAGGTCGGCACGGTGCAGCTGGACGACATCACCGCCCGGTCCAAGAAGTGCACCGGCGGCGGCAAGCCGGCCATCACCATCGACCAGTACCAGTCGCAGGCCGACGCGACCAACGCGGTGGTCTCCGGCAAGGACGAGGCGATGCTGGCCGACTCGCCGGTGTGCGCGTACGCGGTGAAGCAGACCAACGGCCAGCTGGCCCTGGCCGGCGACATCTACGACTCGGCCCCGTACGGCTACGTGCTGCCCAAGGACCAGACCGACTTCGGTACGGCGATCCAGGGGGCGCTGCAGGCGCTGATCACCGACGGCACGTACAAGACGATCCTGACCAAGTGGGGCGTCGAGGCCGGCGGCATCACCGATCCGGCCGTCAACCCGACCGTCTGA
- a CDS encoding branched-chain amino acid ABC transporter permease, which yields MIDLDKEGAQSAEAPAKRSWRSNGGVRGWFGRQPWYTRAVIVAVVVVLAYLLPYAAQVPVIGPQIVTEGIDWPSALFNMSYYVLLALGLNVVVGFSGLLDLGYVGFFAVGAYTVALLTSPDSILHTDWAWLAAVPIGLAVTMLAGLILGWPTLRLRGDYLAIVTLGFAEIIRIAAVSLPELRGDQGFTGIPHPPGNGSDGKPIFGVADATPYFWLGLTVIILVILGVRNLDRSRVGRSWMAIREDEEAAEIMGVRTVKYKLWAFAIGAFIGGLGGVLFAGEQGFINSGTFILQFSILVLAGVVMGGSGNIAGAILGGALISYIPDRLRGISDPIFHTDLFGFRFAIFGVIIIVIMVFRPQGLIPSRRRAMELKDREKEVAPQ from the coding sequence ATGATCGACTTGGACAAAGAGGGCGCGCAGAGCGCGGAGGCTCCGGCGAAGCGCAGCTGGCGCAGCAACGGCGGGGTGCGGGGCTGGTTCGGCCGGCAGCCGTGGTACACCCGGGCGGTCATCGTCGCGGTGGTGGTCGTGCTGGCCTACCTGCTGCCGTACGCCGCCCAGGTGCCGGTGATCGGCCCGCAGATCGTGACCGAGGGCATCGACTGGCCGAGTGCGCTGTTCAACATGTCCTACTACGTTCTGCTGGCTCTTGGCCTGAACGTGGTGGTCGGTTTCTCCGGCCTGCTGGACCTGGGCTATGTCGGCTTCTTCGCGGTGGGCGCGTACACGGTGGCGCTGCTGACCTCGCCGGACAGCATCCTGCACACCGACTGGGCGTGGCTGGCGGCGGTGCCGATCGGCCTGGCCGTGACGATGCTGGCGGGCCTGATCCTGGGCTGGCCGACGCTGCGGCTGCGCGGTGACTACCTGGCGATCGTGACGCTGGGCTTCGCCGAGATCATCCGCATCGCCGCGGTGAGCCTCCCGGAGCTGCGCGGTGACCAGGGCTTCACCGGCATCCCGCACCCGCCGGGCAACGGCTCGGACGGCAAGCCGATCTTCGGTGTCGCCGACGCCACGCCGTACTTCTGGCTCGGTCTGACGGTCATCATCCTGGTCATCCTGGGGGTCCGGAACCTGGACCGCAGCCGGGTGGGCCGCTCCTGGATGGCGATCCGCGAGGACGAGGAAGCCGCCGAGATCATGGGCGTGCGCACGGTGAAGTACAAGCTGTGGGCGTTCGCGATCGGCGCGTTCATCGGTGGCCTGGGCGGTGTGCTGTTCGCCGGTGAGCAGGGCTTCATCAACTCCGGCACGTTCATCCTGCAGTTCTCGATCCTGGTGCTGGCCGGCGTGGTCATGGGTGGCTCGGGCAACATCGCCGGGGCGATCCTGGGTGGCGCGCTGATCTCGTACATCCCGGACCGGCTGCGCGGCATCTCGGACCCGATCTTCCACACCGACCTGTTCGGTTTCCGGTTCGCGATCTTCGGCGTGATCATCATCGTGATCATGGTGTTCCGGCCGCAGGGCCTGATCCCGAGCCGGCGTCGCGCGATGGAGCTGAAGGACCGTGAGAAGGAGGTGGCTCCGCAGTGA
- a CDS encoding DUF3140 domain-containing protein produces MTSDPYTEFKDAVNMSAAELEKWLKTDESREVGQKSSEGGESVGHDSGRKIIEILHTKKADLSDADEAHMRKVVGYVHRHLAQRPSGDVKETKWRYSLMNWGHDPLRK; encoded by the coding sequence ATGACAAGTGACCCGTACACAGAATTCAAGGACGCGGTCAACATGTCGGCGGCCGAGCTGGAGAAATGGCTCAAGACCGACGAGTCACGCGAGGTCGGCCAGAAATCGTCCGAGGGGGGCGAGTCGGTCGGTCACGACAGCGGCCGCAAGATCATCGAGATTCTGCACACCAAGAAGGCCGACCTCAGCGACGCGGACGAGGCGCACATGCGCAAGGTGGTCGGCTACGTCCACCGGCACCTCGCCCAGCGCCCGTCCGGGGACGTGAAGGAGACCAAGTGGCGGTACTCCCTGATGAACTGGGGACACGACCCGCTGAGAAAGTAG
- a CDS encoding amino acid ABC transporter permease encodes MTTETETGRARPEAIKAVPVRHPGRWVAIAVLAVLAAMFLHLLFTNDRFNWHFIFVSIGDGKRGVMFTGPVLEGLRGTILLTVLSMVIGVALGVVIAIMRLSPNPALSWVAWVYTWVFRAVPRLVLAILFGNLGILWDRIGFGLPFDQQIGNLFGIHDLNAQFYSIKATDLLSGFTAGVLALALSEAAYMAEIVRAGIQSVDTGQAEAASALGMSRGQVLRRIVLPQAMRVIVPPTGNETIAMVKDTSLVAFVPVTYELFFQLQAISSRTFIVLPVLVAACLWYLIICSVLMVVQFFVERHFGRGYGTSGRARQRLRGMQAEQGGAGAVEGAQT; translated from the coding sequence ATGACAACCGAGACTGAGACCGGACGGGCACGCCCCGAGGCCATCAAGGCCGTGCCCGTCCGGCACCCCGGGCGGTGGGTGGCGATCGCGGTTCTGGCCGTGCTCGCCGCCATGTTCCTGCACCTGCTGTTCACCAACGACCGGTTCAACTGGCATTTCATCTTCGTCAGCATCGGCGACGGCAAGCGTGGCGTGATGTTCACCGGCCCGGTGCTGGAGGGCCTGCGCGGCACGATCCTGCTGACCGTGCTGTCCATGGTGATCGGTGTCGCGCTGGGTGTGGTCATCGCCATCATGCGGCTGTCGCCCAACCCGGCGCTGTCCTGGGTGGCCTGGGTCTACACCTGGGTGTTCCGGGCGGTGCCGCGGCTGGTGCTGGCGATCCTCTTCGGCAACCTGGGCATCCTGTGGGACCGGATCGGCTTCGGTCTGCCGTTCGACCAGCAGATCGGCAACCTGTTCGGCATCCATGACCTGAACGCGCAGTTCTACAGCATCAAGGCCACCGACCTGCTGTCCGGCTTCACCGCCGGGGTGCTGGCCCTGGCGCTGTCCGAGGCGGCGTACATGGCCGAGATCGTCCGGGCCGGCATCCAGTCGGTGGACACCGGTCAGGCCGAGGCCGCGTCGGCGCTGGGCATGTCGCGCGGGCAGGTGCTGCGGCGCATCGTGCTGCCGCAGGCCATGCGGGTGATCGTGCCGCCGACCGGCAACGAGACCATCGCCATGGTGAAGGACACGTCGCTGGTGGCGTTCGTGCCGGTGACCTACGAGTTGTTCTTCCAGCTGCAGGCGATCAGCTCGCGCACGTTCATCGTTCTGCCGGTGCTGGTCGCGGCCTGCCTCTGGTATCTGATCATCTGCAGCGTGCTGATGGTCGTGCAGTTCTTCGTCGAGCGGCACTTCGGTCGTGGCTACGGCACCAGTGGGCGGGCCCGGCAGCGGCTGCGCGGCATGCAGGCCGAGCAGGGCGGCGCCGGAGCCGTGGAGGGAGCGCAGACATGA
- a CDS encoding amino acid ABC transporter ATP-binding protein, with protein sequence MTGEMVRVDNVHKSFGSLEVLKGVDLLVRPGEVTCVLGPSGSGKSTLLRCVNHLEKINAGRIFVDGELIGYRERNGKLHELGEKDVAAQRRAIGMVFQRFNLFPHMTVLQNVMEAPLRVKKENKSEVRDRAGALLERVGLGAKMDSYPGQLSGGQQQRVAIARALAMRPKLMLFDEPTSALDPELVGEVLDVMKDLARDGMTMIVVTHEIGFAREVGDSVIFMDGGVVVEQGPPEDIIANPQHTRTKAFLSKVL encoded by the coding sequence ATGACCGGCGAGATGGTGCGGGTTGACAACGTACACAAATCCTTCGGGTCGCTCGAGGTCCTGAAGGGTGTTGATCTGCTGGTCCGGCCGGGCGAGGTGACCTGCGTGCTCGGGCCGTCCGGGTCGGGCAAGTCGACGCTGCTGCGCTGCGTCAACCACCTGGAGAAGATCAACGCCGGGCGGATCTTCGTCGACGGCGAGCTGATCGGCTACCGGGAGCGCAACGGCAAGCTGCACGAGCTGGGCGAGAAGGACGTCGCGGCGCAGCGGCGCGCCATCGGCATGGTGTTCCAGCGCTTCAACCTCTTCCCGCACATGACGGTGCTGCAGAACGTCATGGAGGCCCCGCTGCGGGTCAAGAAGGAAAACAAGTCCGAGGTACGGGACAGAGCCGGCGCTCTGCTCGAAAGAGTGGGTCTCGGGGCGAAGATGGACAGCTATCCCGGTCAGCTGTCCGGTGGTCAGCAGCAGCGCGTCGCCATCGCGCGGGCCCTGGCCATGCGGCCCAAGCTGATGCTGTTCGACGAGCCGACCAGCGCGCTGGACCCGGAGCTCGTCGGCGAGGTGCTCGACGTCATGAAGGACCTCGCCCGCGACGGCATGACCATGATCGTGGTCACCCACGAGATCGGGTTCGCCCGCGAGGTCGGCGACTCGGTGATCTTCATGGACGGCGGTGTCGTGGTCGAACAGGGCCCGCCCGAGGACATCATCGCGAACCCGCAGCACACGCGAACCAAGGCATTCCTCAGTAAGGTGCTATAA
- a CDS encoding ABC transporter ATP-binding protein encodes MLLEVDHVTLRFGGVVALNDVSFSLRKGEIFGLIGPNGAGKTTCFNAMTGVYRPTSGGIRFNGESIVGRKKHEITRGGIARTFQNVRLFPEMTALENVMVGADAHHKTSVVGALFRLPRHWHEEKAGRAKAIELLRFVGIVHRAGDVARNLSYGEQRRLEIARALATNPTLLCLDEPAAGFNPAEKEDLLALIRRIRDTGVTVLLIEHDMRLVMGVTDRIVVLEFGKKIAEGTPAEVRDNPAVIAAYLGVPTDAA; translated from the coding sequence GTGCTGCTGGAGGTCGATCACGTCACGTTGCGCTTCGGCGGTGTGGTCGCGCTCAACGACGTCAGCTTCAGCTTGCGCAAGGGCGAGATCTTCGGGCTGATCGGCCCGAACGGCGCCGGCAAGACGACCTGCTTCAACGCGATGACCGGGGTGTACCGCCCGACCAGCGGCGGCATCCGGTTCAACGGCGAGTCGATCGTCGGCAGGAAGAAGCACGAGATCACCCGCGGTGGCATCGCCCGTACGTTCCAGAACGTGCGGCTGTTCCCGGAGATGACCGCGCTGGAGAACGTCATGGTGGGCGCGGACGCGCACCACAAGACCAGCGTGGTCGGCGCGTTGTTCCGGTTGCCCCGGCACTGGCACGAGGAGAAGGCGGGCCGGGCGAAGGCGATCGAGCTGCTGCGGTTCGTCGGCATCGTGCATCGCGCCGGGGATGTCGCGCGCAACCTCTCGTACGGTGAACAGCGCCGTCTGGAGATCGCCCGGGCCCTGGCCACCAACCCGACGCTGTTGTGCCTGGACGAACCGGCGGCGGGCTTCAACCCGGCGGAGAAGGAGGATCTGCTCGCGCTGATCCGCCGGATCCGCGACACGGGGGTGACGGTCCTGCTCATCGAGCACGACATGCGCCTGGTCATGGGGGTCACGGACCGGATCGTGGTGCTGGAGTTCGGCAAGAAGATCGCTGAGGGTACGCCCGCCGAGGTGCGGGACAACCCGGCAGTGATCGCGGCGTACCTGGGGGTCCCGACCGATGCTGCTTGA
- a CDS encoding DUF2945 domain-containing protein, with the protein MSLKKGDKVTWKSHGQNVPGTVEQKITSRTEEAGRTVDASKDDPQYKVKSDKTGREAVHKEGALKNDK; encoded by the coding sequence ATGAGCTTGAAAAAAGGCGACAAGGTGACCTGGAAGAGCCACGGCCAGAACGTTCCGGGCACGGTCGAGCAGAAGATCACGTCCCGTACGGAAGAGGCCGGCCGCACCGTCGACGCGTCGAAGGACGACCCGCAGTACAAGGTCAAGAGTGACAAGACCGGGCGCGAGGCGGTGCACAAGGAGGGGGCGCTCAAGAATGACAAGTGA
- the polA gene encoding DNA polymerase I has protein sequence MSDDVQTPRLLLLDGHSLAYRAFFALPVENFSTQTGQPTNAVFGFTSMLINMLRDEKPTHIVVAFDVSRVSFRTEKYAEYKAGRSETPQPFLGQVSLVKEVLEALRIPVVEKPGYEADDVIGTLACQARDQGFDVVISTGDRDAFQLAGDKVTILYPVRGVSEVWRMTPEAIETKYGVPPQRYRDKAALVGEASDNLPGVPGVGDKTAAKWINQYGGLDGIIAHVDQIKGKAGENLRAHLADVMRNYELNALVCDLELPLGPQDVKWQGWDREAVHQVFDALEFRVLRERLYSYLEAVEPEAESGFDLAGTVLRTGQVAAWLGEHAVGAPVGVAVTGTFGRGTGALTGIAVATGDGPAAWFDPAALDEPDEQAVGAWLADPGRPKIIHDAKPAMLAFRAHGWTLDGVRVDTALAAYLAKPDQRAYDLTDLALRYLKRELRVDAPDTGQLTLEGLGDDEGTAEQNVMLRARATLDLADTLTEELSRDDGASQRLLAEVEQPLEVVLGEMEHVGIAADLDYLHELESHFAAEVKLAQQAAHEVVGREFNLGSPKQLQEILFVERNLPKTKRIKSGYTTDADALQSLHEQTGDPLLAHLLRHRDVAKLKSTVDGLLKSVSDDGRIHTTFNQTVAATGRLSSTDPNLQNIPIRTEEGRRIRRAFVVGQGYESLLTADYSQIEMRIMAHLSGDEALIAAFNSGADFHAATASSVFHVPVEEVVPDQRRKIKAMNYGLAYGLSAFGLSNQLTITTEEARGLMNEYFERFGGVRDYLQAVVRRAVQDGYTATILGRRRYLPDLSSDNRQRREMAERMALNAPIQGSAADIIKVAMLHVDAALRKAGLASRMLLQVHDELVFDVAPGERAELEALVRREMGGAYPLSVPLEVSVGIGQDWNGADH, from the coding sequence GTGAGCGACGACGTCCAGACCCCCCGTCTGCTGCTGCTCGACGGCCACTCGCTGGCCTACCGGGCGTTCTTCGCGCTGCCCGTGGAGAATTTCTCCACGCAGACCGGGCAGCCGACGAATGCCGTGTTCGGCTTCACCTCGATGCTGATCAACATGCTGCGCGACGAGAAGCCGACGCACATCGTGGTCGCCTTCGACGTGTCCCGGGTGTCCTTCCGCACCGAGAAGTACGCGGAATACAAGGCCGGCCGCTCCGAGACGCCGCAGCCCTTCCTGGGTCAGGTCAGCCTGGTCAAGGAGGTGCTGGAGGCGCTGCGCATCCCGGTGGTGGAGAAACCCGGCTACGAGGCCGACGACGTCATCGGCACACTCGCCTGCCAGGCCCGTGACCAGGGCTTCGACGTGGTCATCTCGACCGGCGACCGGGACGCCTTCCAGCTCGCCGGGGACAAGGTCACCATCCTCTACCCGGTGCGCGGGGTCTCCGAGGTCTGGCGGATGACGCCCGAGGCCATCGAGACCAAGTACGGCGTGCCCCCGCAGCGTTACCGCGACAAGGCCGCCCTGGTCGGCGAGGCCAGCGACAACCTGCCCGGCGTGCCCGGCGTCGGCGACAAGACCGCCGCCAAGTGGATCAACCAGTACGGCGGGCTGGACGGCATCATCGCGCACGTCGACCAGATCAAGGGCAAGGCCGGCGAGAACCTGCGCGCCCACCTCGCCGACGTCATGCGCAACTACGAGCTCAACGCGCTGGTCTGCGACCTGGAGCTGCCGCTGGGCCCGCAGGACGTCAAGTGGCAGGGCTGGGACCGCGAGGCGGTGCACCAGGTCTTCGACGCCCTGGAGTTCCGGGTGCTGCGCGAGCGGCTCTACAGCTATCTCGAGGCCGTCGAGCCCGAGGCCGAGTCCGGCTTCGACCTGGCCGGCACCGTGCTGCGCACCGGCCAGGTGGCGGCGTGGCTGGGTGAGCACGCCGTCGGAGCCCCGGTCGGCGTCGCGGTCACCGGCACCTTCGGCCGCGGCACCGGCGCGCTGACCGGCATCGCGGTGGCCACCGGCGACGGGCCGGCCGCCTGGTTCGACCCGGCCGCGCTCGACGAGCCCGACGAGCAGGCGGTCGGCGCCTGGCTCGCCGACCCCGGGCGCCCCAAGATCATCCACGACGCCAAGCCGGCGATGCTGGCCTTCCGCGCCCACGGCTGGACCCTCGACGGCGTCCGCGTCGACACCGCGCTCGCTGCCTATCTGGCCAAGCCCGACCAGCGTGCGTACGACCTCACCGACCTCGCCCTGCGCTACCTCAAGCGCGAGCTGCGCGTCGACGCGCCCGACACCGGCCAGCTCACCCTGGAGGGCCTGGGTGACGACGAGGGCACCGCCGAGCAGAACGTCATGCTGCGCGCCCGCGCCACCCTCGACCTCGCCGACACCCTCACCGAGGAGCTGTCCCGCGACGACGGCGCCTCGCAGCGGCTGCTGGCCGAGGTCGAGCAGCCCCTCGAGGTCGTGCTCGGCGAGATGGAACACGTCGGCATCGCCGCCGACCTGGACTACCTGCACGAGCTGGAGTCGCACTTCGCCGCCGAGGTCAAGCTGGCCCAGCAGGCCGCGCACGAGGTGGTCGGCCGCGAGTTCAACCTCGGCTCGCCCAAGCAGCTGCAGGAGATCCTGTTCGTCGAGCGCAACCTGCCCAAGACCAAGCGCATCAAGTCCGGCTACACCACCGACGCCGACGCGCTGCAGAGCCTGCACGAGCAGACCGGCGACCCGCTGCTGGCCCACCTGCTGCGCCACCGCGACGTCGCCAAGCTCAAGTCCACGGTGGACGGCCTGCTCAAGTCGGTCTCCGACGACGGGCGCATCCACACCACGTTCAACCAGACCGTCGCCGCCACCGGCCGGCTGTCGTCCACCGATCCCAACCTGCAGAACATCCCCATCCGCACCGAGGAGGGCCGGCGCATCCGCCGCGCCTTCGTGGTGGGTCAGGGTTACGAGTCGCTGCTGACCGCCGACTACAGCCAGATCGAGATGCGCATCATGGCGCACCTCTCCGGCGACGAGGCCCTGATCGCCGCGTTCAACTCCGGCGCCGACTTCCACGCCGCCACCGCGTCGTCGGTCTTCCACGTCCCGGTCGAGGAGGTCGTCCCCGACCAGCGCCGCAAAATCAAGGCCATGAACTACGGCCTGGCGTACGGGCTGAGCGCGTTCGGCCTGTCCAACCAGCTCACCATCACCACGGAGGAAGCCCGTGGCCTGATGAACGAATACTTCGAACGCTTCGGTGGCGTCCGCGACTACCTCCAGGCCGTGGTCCGCCGCGCCGTGCAGGACGGCTACACAGCCACCATCCTCGGCCGCCGCCGCTACCTGCCCGACCTCAGCAGCGACAACCGCCAACGCCGCGAAATGGCCGAGCGGATGGCCCTCAACGCCCCCATCCAGGGCTCAGCCGCCGACATCATCAAGGTCGCCATGCTCCACGTCGACGCGGCCCTGCGCAAAGCCGGCCTGGCCAGCCGCATGCTCCTGCAGGTCCACGACGAACTCGTCTTCGACGTGGCGCCGGGGGAGCGCGCCGAGCTCGAAGCCCTCGTCCGCCGGGAGATGGGCGGTGCTTATCCGCTGTCCGTGCCCCTCGAGGTCTCCGTCGGGATCGGTCAGGACTGGAACGGTGCTGATCACTAG
- a CDS encoding class I SAM-dependent methyltransferase codes for MCGFRPRWAKLILPPPDRGPDARTVIRVTEERTLRRTVTDDESRTASRHWWDLDADDYQEEHGAFLGDVDFVWCPEGLREADARLLGDVHGQRVLELGCGAAAAARWLDGQGADVVAMDLSGGMLRQAQQAAERSGVRVPLVQADALALPFPNAAFDIVCTAFGAIPFVADSGALMREVARVLRPGGRWVFSITHPMRWVFLDEPGTEGLVAVHPYFDRRPYVEQDDNGVPTYVEQHRTLGDRIRELVAAGFVLTDLIEPEWPAGHEQIWGQWSPLRGRLFPGTAIFLSYRA; via the coding sequence ATGTGCGGTTTTAGGCCTCGCTGGGCGAAGTTGATCTTACCGCCGCCGGACCGCGGACCCGATGCCCGTACGGTGATCCGGGTGACGGAAGAGCGAACCCTGCGCCGGACGGTGACCGACGACGAGAGCCGGACCGCCAGCCGGCACTGGTGGGACCTGGACGCCGACGACTACCAGGAGGAACACGGGGCCTTCCTGGGCGACGTCGACTTCGTGTGGTGCCCGGAGGGGCTGCGCGAGGCCGACGCCCGGCTGCTGGGTGACGTCCACGGGCAGCGGGTGCTCGAGCTCGGGTGCGGGGCGGCAGCGGCGGCGCGCTGGCTCGACGGGCAGGGCGCCGACGTGGTCGCGATGGACCTGAGCGGGGGGATGCTGCGCCAGGCGCAGCAGGCGGCCGAGCGTTCCGGGGTACGGGTGCCGCTCGTGCAGGCCGACGCGCTTGCGCTCCCCTTCCCCAACGCCGCGTTCGACATCGTCTGTACGGCGTTCGGCGCGATCCCGTTCGTGGCGGACTCCGGGGCGCTCATGCGGGAGGTGGCCCGGGTGCTGCGGCCCGGCGGCAGATGGGTGTTCTCGATCACTCACCCGATGCGGTGGGTCTTCCTCGACGAGCCGGGCACGGAGGGGCTGGTCGCCGTGCACCCCTATTTCGATCGCCGGCCGTACGTGGAACAGGACGACAACGGCGTACCGACGTACGTGGAACAGCATCGCACCCTGGGCGACCGGATCCGGGAGCTGGTCGCCGCGGGTTTTGTCCTCACCGACCTGATCGAGCCGGAATGGCCGGCCGGGCACGAGCAGATCTGGGGGCAGTGGAGCCCGCTGCGCGGCCGGCTCTTCCCGGGCACCGCCATTTTCCTCAGTTATCGGGCCTGA